The nucleotide sequence GAAGGAATTTCTCAAAGCCTTCAACACGGGTCAACAGATCAAGAATTTCTTTTTTCTTATCTGCATTAAGCGATGGCTTGAATTCGCCGCTTTCAATTTTTTCCTGGATCCAGTTGCGTTCCTGCAGCTGAACAATATGAGAAAATTCGAAAGCAACTTTATCGGTATACAAAGATTTCAAATAAGAAATCGCTTCTAAACCGTTCGTGATGTTTGCCGGTGCATCGGACAAAAGAAGTGAAACTGGGACTTCCTTCAAGTCCTGTTCGGTCAAACCATATGCTGATAATTCCAGACGGGAAGTATCTTTCGGCTGGTCTTTCAGCGGGTAGATATCTGAAGCCAAGTGTCCATGGGCACGAATAGCTTCTGCCAGCTGAATGGCAGCCAGAACTTTGCCAAATTTGTTCGTCTCTACACCTGCAGCGGCAGTTTGGGCTGGAGCTGCAGCACGTGGAGTCACATCGATCGGCGGACCGTACTGTCTAAAAAGTTCTGCAAATTCCGGGTCAAGCAGTTCCGGAGATTCTTGGTAAAGGTCGTACATTTCCATAACATATCCAAGGTTTGGGCCAGTGATGGAATTCCATGGGGATTTTGCATCTGAATAATTGCTAGACATTAAAAAAACCTCCAGATATTTGCCTTTTTGGCAGTCACTTTTATTGTATGTGTATCTTCCTTATTTTATCACGCATCCCACTAGACATAAAGCAGAAGGCGCTTCCAACGTATATGGAGAACGAATTTCCATTTCAATCTTACTACTTCCAGGAAAAAATACAATGATTTTTCGTGAAATTATTCACACAGCATGTTTCGAAGCGCTTTCAATGGGTTTTACTGGATAAATCACTTATCTTTGGGTGATAAATGGATTTCTTCCGGGCGGCTTGATTGGGATTACCCGTTTCCATTTTTAACAGCAAGTTTATCCAGTCCTTCCCCGTATCTTTTACGCTGGATGAAAATTTGTTCTGCTTACTTTCGGCATTTATTATGTATGCCGGCCGCTTTTCACGCTTTACGGGCTTCGGTTCGGCCAACTTGTATTATACCTGCCGCCTGCTCTTTTGGGGCAAGGCTTGCTTATTTCAGTGTTTATTGGCAGCTTTCCAGAAGATTTCCGGTTTTTTCAGCGTTTTCAATCCAAGTGGTCACATGGGCAAGTGCTGGTACATAGCAATTGGCAAACCATTTACTGATTTGCCAATGCTTGAATTGATGGTGGCCCCAAACAAGTTACTTCTATTTTTTAAACAAACTGGTTGGTGACAGCAGATGTCTGTTCAATGAATTTTTCGTAAAGTGCTTGCTCATGCAGTTCTTCAGACATTTGCAAACCGCTTTCCGAATCTGTCCCTTCCCATTTGAATTGCTGTTTAGACAAATAAGTGGCATTGCCGGTCAAGCGCAGACGGAAGCTGCTGCCGGTTTTTTCGACGGAACATTTCACCATGCCGCCGGGATTATAAACTTGCACTTCACCGTAAGGCACCAGACCCGCCAGGCAGCTGACAAGAGCGGACGCAGTCATGGCTGTACCGCACGCATTGGTAAACCCGACGCCCCGTTCAAAGGTTTTCACAAAAATGCCGCCTTCCACTTTTGTCGCGTAGGAGACATTGACGCCGTCGGTAAAATATTCATTGGGGCCATTGAAAAATTCCGCCCATTTTTGCTGGTGCGCCGGATTGCTTTGGTATTCGTTTGGCACGATTCCGATCAGATGCGGATTCGGTACCGCTACAGCGGTGAATGGAATCTCTTCTGAAACAAATGGCAGCGGCTTTAATCTCCACTCGGTTTCGCCGCCGTATGCCATCGGCAAATCAGCCATTTGGAAAGAAACCGGAGAAATCTCCACTGCATACATGGCAATGCCGTCGCCTTGCGGCTGTTCTTTCTTGACGTGCAAAGAAGCTTTCATCGTCTCAATCACAGCTTCTTCCACTCCGTCGCGTTCACAAACATAGCGGGCTACGCAGCGCAGGCCATTGCCGCACATGGAAGCTTCAGAGCCGTCACGGTTGATGACGCGCATTTTGGCATCCGCCACTTGAGACGGCAGCACCACGAGCAGCCCGTCAATGCCGGGATCAAGCGCGGCAAGTTTGAGTGTCATTTCTTCATAATCTTCCCGTTCTTCGCCGTCGAGCATGAAAAACGTATTCATTGAACCGTGCACTTTATAAAGTAGAAATTCCATCGTAAACACCTCTTGTACGAATTATTTATTCCGCATGATTGGCCAGGGAAATTCCCATTATTTTTTCTTGGCGTGGGCAACTACCAGTTCAGCCATGGCAGAAGCCGTTTTCGGCGCTTCCGCTTTTGTCATGCGGTCGATCAGCAATTCTTCATCCACCTGCAGTTTTTTCATTTCCGCCAAAAAGCGTTCCGGCGTCAGTTCTTCTTCTTCGACGACGTTTGCTAAGCCTTGCTTTCTAAAGAGCTCTGCATTCAGGATCTGGTCTCCACGGCTTTGCTGTTTCGACAGTGGAATCAGCAGCATCGGTTTTTTCAATGCCAAAAACTCAAAGATTGAATTGGAGCCGGCTCGCGACACGACAAAATCCGTCAAATGCAGTAAATGAGGCAATTCCGTTGTGACGTATTCGAATTGGCAATAATTCGGTACGCTTTCCAAATTCCTGTCCACATTGTCTTTGCCGCATAAATGAACGATATTGAATTCTTCCAAAAGTGCCGGCAAGTTCGCGCGGATGGCATTGTTGATGACTGCTGAACCTTGGCTGCCGCCCATGATCATCAAAACAGGACGGCCGTTGTCAAAATTGCAGAGGCTTCTGCCGATTTCAGCTGACCCTTCCATCAATTCCCCACGGATCACTGAACCGGTGCAAGTGGATTTTTCTTTTGGCAAGTGTTTCAATGTCTCATTGAACACCGTAAAGATATGATTCGCAAAAGGCATGGCGATTTTGTTTGCGAGGCCCGGAGTTACATCGGATTCGTGGATGATGACCGGCACCGCCAAGGCTTTACCCGCCATGGCGACGGGCACTGACACAAAGCCGCCTTTTGAAAAAATGGCAGCCGGCTTCGTTTTCCGGATGATGTTCATCGCTTGTAGAAGCCCTTTTCCGACCCGTGCCGGATCGGTGAAGTTTTTCGTGGAAAAATAACGGCGCAATTTGCCGCTTGAAATGGCGTGATACCGGACTTTCGGGAAAGCATCGGGAATCAATTCACTTTCGATGCCGTCTTTAGAGCCGATATATTCCACATTGTAGCCCATTTTCTCTAACTCAGGAATCAGCGCCTGGTTCAGCGATACGTGCCCCGCTGTCCCGCCGCCTGTCAATAAAATTGTTCGTTTGTCCATTTTGCAGTCCTACTCTCTTGTCTTAAAATTGCGTATGCATCTTTCCAGGAGCGCTCCAATTACAGAAGGCTTCTATGCTATACTTATTTTTATTTAATATATTGTTGTTCGTTTACTGGAGGATGGAATCATGTTTGAAACGAAGACAAAAACGGAAAAATTCAAGATGCTGCTTCGCATTGTTTTTCCGATTTTGGTTACACAAGTTGCGATGTATTTGGTCACGTTTTTTGATATTTATATGACTGCCCGTTACAATACGGAAGATTTGGCGGGCGTTTCGATCGGGTCTTCTTTTTGGATGCCGGTTTATATCGGTCTTGCCGGAATCCTCATGTCCATCACCCCAATTGTAGCACAATTAATGGGTGCCGCGAAAAGAGAAGAAGTGAAAGATGCCGTGCAGCAAGGGATTTATTTGGCCATCATACTGGCTGTCCTCATTTTCGCCTTTTTCTTATTCGGAGCAGACAGTCTTCTCGGCCTGATGGATCTGGAAGCCGCGGTCGAATCCGTAGCGGGCGAATACATCTTTGCGATGAGCCTTGGCCTGGTTCCGCTGTTTATCTATAACGTGCTCCGTTATTATATCGACGCACTCGGTGCAACGCGGGTATCCATGTTCATATCGCTTTTATCTGCACCAATCAATGTATTTTTCAACTACCTGCTGATCTTCGGGAATTTCGGCTTTCCGGAACTGGGCGGCGCAGGAGCGGGATATGCCTCTGCCATCACTTATTGGGTTGTACTGTTTATCGCCGGCTGGATTGTCCATACACGAAAGCCGTTCAAGTCTTTCGGCGTTTTCAGCGGCTGGGCGAAATTATCACTCGCCCGTGTAAAAGAGATCAGCCGCATTGGCGTGCCGATTGGCATTTCCATATTCGCTGAGACGAGCATTTTCTCTGCCGTCACGCTCATGATGAGCACTTATGGCACCATCACCATCGCGGCACACCAAATCGCCATCAACTTCACTTCGCTCTTGTATATGCTCCCGCTCAGCATTTCAATGGGCGCAACCATTCTCGTCGGTTTTGAAGTCGGCGCCAAACGTTTCCACGATGCCCGGCAGTACAGCTGGATCAGCGTCATTTCAGCAGTTGCTTTCAGTTTCGTGTCGGCATTCACCTTGTACTTCTTGCGCCATGACATTGCGGCTTTGTATTCATCAGATCCGGCGGTGATCAATCTGGCGGTGCAGTTCCTGGTATTTGCGGCACTGTTCCAGCTTTCAGATGCCATACAGGCACCTGTCCAAGGAGCGCTCCGCGGCTACAAGGACGTGAACATCACTTTCATCATGGCGTTGATTTCGTACTGGGTAATCGGCTTGCCATCAGGTTACCTGCTCGCAACCTTCACCGGTTTTGAAGCATTCGGCTACTGGATCGGTTTGATCGCCGGGTTGACTGCAGGCGCTGTCACTTTGTCATTCAGACTTAATAAAATACAAAAAAAGATTGCCGCTTACTGAGCGGCAATCTTTTTTGTAAACAAGAGAATTTTTTACATGTACTAGATGAATAAAAACAAAATTCGACCTTCTAAATCCTCCGTTTCAGCCGGACGCGTTCCGCGGGCTCGCGCCGAACTAACTCGGAACGTACGTCCCGAGTGGATTTCGGCACTTCTCTATCCCGCAGGAGTCGCCGGCTTCCACTCCGGATCCTGAACATGAAGGTTATCTAGAGGTATCACTATTCTTCTTGAGCTGGCTGTTTAAGCACCAATCCGATGACCATTCACTTTCGAGAGACGCCCCAACCGGTTCGGCCACGGAGACTCCTATGGGAGCAGTGAAGGAGCAACGCGACGGAGCGACGAAAGCTGAAGACCCCGCAGGCAAGACATTGGCCGAACACAGTGAGGTCAAGTCTTTGCGACGAAGCTAGCGAAGCGATGCAACGCTCTTTCATGTTTCGAAGCTAGCGAAGCGATGCAGAAACAGGAGCAGCGGGTTTTCGAAGCAACGAGGAGGCTGAAGCTGAGCCCACGGAAAGCGAAGTGGCCGGTCCGGTTGGTTTTATGCATTTCTATTCATTTTATTTATATTTTGTCTACAGTCTGAGATTGCCACTTACTGAGCGGCAATCTTTTTGTATAACGAAGATAAATTGTTTTTCTCCTCCACAGTGAGCTTTGATTGTTCAATGCGGGTTAAGGCAAGTTCGAGTTTTTGCTGCCGCGTTTTGCGGACTCTTGGATGCGTCAGTTCGTCATTGAGTTCAATCTGTATTTTTTGTTCGAGCTCTTCTTCCGTGCCGATGGCATCCACTCCGGTCCGGTTCGGCCACAATTTGCGATAAGCGTCGATCAAGGCAGCTCGATCCCTTCCAAGTTTTCTCCGATGACAACGATCTGCGTCTGCATCTTCATGTATTCCGGGAGCCACTGGGCCATGCCGTACGCATACTGGAATGCATGCGGGTATTTATCTCCTTCGAGCGGTACGTAGCCTTTGATGCGGAATACCGATTCCGGCAAGGCGCGCAGCCATTCTTCAAAGTCGTCCCGCTTTATCGGGTTTTGAAACTCTAAGACTTTAGCATTTAAATTTAGTTTGGAAACCGGTGCTTCCTGGACGGCCCCGCTTTTGCTTGCGGAGATTTTCTGAAGCTGCGAAAAAGGCACTTTGGACTGCACGGTTTGAATGATTTGCGCCTCAGGGTTTAGCCCTTGCACTTCAAATGTCACTTGGGCCTGTTCGGCTTCCGTTAAAAGATCCATCTTGTTTGCTAAAATCAAATCGGCATGGCGGATCTGTTCCAGGTAAAGAGACCGGATCTGCGGCGACAGCTGGCTGCGGTCGAGCCAGCGTTTGCTGTCGGCCACAGTGACGATGCCTTTGAATTTAAGTTTTTCTGCAAAAAGCGGTGAGAAAATGGCATCAAGCGCTTCGACAGGATGCGCCGCCCCCGTAGTTTCAATCAATAGGACATCAAACTCTTCTTCCGCGAGGAGCGTCTGCAGCTGAGCCTCCGATTTCTCGGAACCGGTGCAGCAAATGCAGCCGTCCAGCAGTTCTTTTAACGGAATGCCGTCTTCCACAGCATCCGAGTCAAAATTCATTTCGCCTAGTTCGTTCATGAACACGGCGGGTTTTAATCCGGCGTCTTTCGCTTGCTGAATGACATGTTTCAGAAGCGTGGTTTTGCCGCTTCCCAAAAATCCGCTAAATAGGTATACATCAATCATGGAATCCCCCTCAATTAATTCGCCGTAAGAAAAGGCCCGCAAGCGCGGACCTCATGTTTTATTCTTTCGGTTCTTCTTCTGCTGATTCTTTTGCAGGTTCAGCTTTGATGCCCGCTTCTTCCATCACGATTTTTTTCGCTTCCAAAAGCTGCGGGTCTTCTTCATCGATTTTCTTGCTTAAAGCTTCCATGATGGCGAATGTGGTATCGCCCGTCACGACGCCTGTCGTTTCCAATTCGTTGTCTTCCTGGAATTGCTCGACTGCATCTGTCAGCTGTTCTTCAAAAACGCCGTCCACTTTGCCGACTTTATAGCCAAGCGCTTCAAGCATTTGTTCAGCTGTTTTCACTTGTTCGGAAATGGTGCCGTCCTTTATTTCAAGCGAAGAATCCAGTACTGGCAGGGATGCATATTCCGGATACGCCACTTTCACGTCCGGGGCAATCCCTTTTTCATGGATCCAGTTGCCGTCCGGCGTCAGCCATTTCGCTGTCGTGAACTTCAAGTTTGACCCATCAGCCATATCATTGGCTGTCTGCACAGTGCCTTTGCCGAATGTGTTTTCCCCAATCAAAGTAACGTCCGCCGACTCTTTCATGGCGCCCGCTAAAATCTCGGATGCCGAAGCGCTTCCGCCGTCAATCAATAGGGTAACCGGCACTTTCACTTTCGAACCTGACTCCGCCAAGTAAATTTCTGGTTCTTCGCCTTTGGCCTGCACTTCGAACATTTCTTTTCCTTCGTCAATGAACAAATTGGAAATTTCAAGCGCTGTTGTCAATAGACCGCCCGGGTTTTGGCGGACGTCCATGACCATCGCTTTCATTCCCTGCTTTTCCATTTCGCTGATTGCGTCGGTCAATTCCTTCGCTGTGTTTTCAGAGAAGCTCGTCACTTGGATATGCGCTACGCCATCGCCAATCATTTCCGGATAAACGGTTTCGATTGGAATATCATCCCGCACAATTTTGACTTCGAGCGGTTCCGCCAAATCGCCGCGCTGGATTGTCAATGTCACTTCTGTTCCTTTTTCGCCGCGGATGAGCATAACCGCTTCCGAAGCACTGAAGCCCTGGATGCTTTCGCCGTCAACTTTTAAAATTTTGTCTCCCGGTTTCAAGCCTGCTTTTTCAGCAGGAGAGCCTTTAATCGGCGAAACGATATTGATCAGTCCGTTGCGCTCCTGCACTTCGGCGCCGATCCCTTGGAAACTGGATGAAATGCCTTGTGAAAACTGGGCTGCTTCTTCTTCGTTCATATAGTCGGAATATGGGTCTCCAAGAGATTCCACCATTCCGTTAATAGCGCCGTTGATCAAAACATTGCTGTCGACGTCTTCAAAATATTCCTGCTGCACTTGATCGTAAGCCGCATATAATTTTTCAAATTCCCGTCTTTCAGGAGAGCTGACTTCCACTGCCTTTTCGTCTCCAAAAGTTAAAGCAAATACCGTTAATCCGGCCGTACATAGTATCAAGGTGAAGACAAGCATGATAAAGTAGAATGTTTTCATCCGGATAAAATGGGCAGGCGCTTCTTCTACAGGCGGAATCTGGTCTTGATTTTCGCCTGGACGCTTATCATCCATTTCTTTCACCACTTTCTTAATTGCACTTCAAACTGTATCGATTTTATCAAGCTTTTGAAAAAATTAAAAGAAAAAGACTGTCTAGACAGTCTTTTCTCTTTTTATTCCGCTTTAGCGGGCGTCTGGTCTACGCATTGAAAGCGGAAGACCTTTTGCCCGTTCCAGCTTAATTGGTTCAATGATTTCACAGCGGTCTCAGTCACCCTTTTTGGAGCAGCACTTATTCCTTGATTGCCGCTTCCAGTGCAACGATGATCATGTCATTGAAAGTTGTCTGGCGCTCTTCAGCCGTTGTCACTTCACCTGTCAGCAAGTGATCGCTTACAGTCAAGATGGACATTGCCTGGCGGCCGTATTTAGCAGCTAATGTGTAAAGAGCTGCAGATTCCATTTCAAGTCCTAGAATACCGTATTGTGCCCATTTTTCATGCTCTGCATAATCGTTGTAGAACACATCTTCTGTGAAGACGTTGCCGACGCGAAGGTTCAAGCCTTTTTCCTGTCCGGCGTTATAAGCTTTCAACAGCAGATCGAAGTCTGCAGTTGGAGCATAATCAATGCCGCCAAAAATGATTTCGTTCATTTTTGAATCTGAGGATGCGCTTTGCGCTAAGATGACGTCACGGACTTTCACGTCTTTATGAATCGAACCGCAAGTACCGACACGGATCAGTTTCTGTACGTCGTATTCGTTCATCAATTCAGTCACGTAAAT is from Planococcus liqunii and encodes:
- a CDS encoding S41 family peptidase; the encoded protein is MDDKRPGENQDQIPPVEEAPAHFIRMKTFYFIMLVFTLILCTAGLTVFALTFGDEKAVEVSSPERREFEKLYAAYDQVQQEYFEDVDSNVLINGAINGMVESLGDPYSDYMNEEEAAQFSQGISSSFQGIGAEVQERNGLINIVSPIKGSPAEKAGLKPGDKILKVDGESIQGFSASEAVMLIRGEKGTEVTLTIQRGDLAEPLEVKIVRDDIPIETVYPEMIGDGVAHIQVTSFSENTAKELTDAISEMEKQGMKAMVMDVRQNPGGLLTTALEISNLFIDEGKEMFEVQAKGEEPEIYLAESGSKVKVPVTLLIDGGSASASEILAGAMKESADVTLIGENTFGKGTVQTANDMADGSNLKFTTAKWLTPDGNWIHEKGIAPDVKVAYPEYASLPVLDSSLEIKDGTISEQVKTAEQMLEALGYKVGKVDGVFEEQLTDAVEQFQEDNELETTGVVTGDTTFAIMEALSKKIDEEDPQLLEAKKIVMEEAGIKAEPAKESAEEEPKE
- a CDS encoding undecaprenyldiphospho-muramoylpentapeptide beta-N-acetylglucosaminyltransferase; this encodes MDKRTILLTGGGTAGHVSLNQALIPELEKMGYNVEYIGSKDGIESELIPDAFPKVRYHAISSGKLRRYFSTKNFTDPARVGKGLLQAMNIIRKTKPAAIFSKGGFVSVPVAMAGKALAVPVIIHESDVTPGLANKIAMPFANHIFTVFNETLKHLPKEKSTCTGSVIRGELMEGSAEIGRSLCNFDNGRPVLMIMGGSQGSAVINNAIRANLPALLEEFNIVHLCGKDNVDRNLESVPNYCQFEYVTTELPHLLHLTDFVVSRAGSNSIFEFLALKKPMLLIPLSKQQSRGDQILNAELFRKQGLANVVEEEELTPERFLAEMKKLQVDEELLIDRMTKAEAPKTASAMAELVVAHAKKK
- the deoD gene encoding purine-nucleoside phosphorylase — translated: MSVHINAKKGDIADTILLPGDPLRAKYIAETFLEDAVLYNEVRNMFGYTGTYKGKRISVQGTGMGAPSISIYVTELMNEYDVQKLIRVGTCGSIHKDVKVRDVILAQSASSDSKMNEIIFGGIDYAPTADFDLLLKAYNAGQEKGLNLRVGNVFTEDVFYNDYAEHEKWAQYGILGLEMESAALYTLAAKYGRQAMSILTVSDHLLTGEVTTAEERQTTFNDMIIVALEAAIKE
- the dapF gene encoding diaminopimelate epimerase; amino-acid sequence: MEFLLYKVHGSMNTFFMLDGEEREDYEEMTLKLAALDPGIDGLLVVLPSQVADAKMRVINRDGSEASMCGNGLRCVARYVCERDGVEEAVIETMKASLHVKKEQPQGDGIAMYAVEISPVSFQMADLPMAYGGETEWRLKPLPFVSEEIPFTAVAVPNPHLIGIVPNEYQSNPAHQQKWAEFFNGPNEYFTDGVNVSYATKVEGGIFVKTFERGVGFTNACGTAMTASALVSCLAGLVPYGEVQVYNPGGMVKCSVEKTGSSFRLRLTGNATYLSKQQFKWEGTDSESGLQMSEELHEQALYEKFIEQTSAVTNQFV
- a CDS encoding CobW family GTP-binding protein, which produces MIDVYLFSGFLGSGKTTLLKHVIQQAKDAGLKPAVFMNELGEMNFDSDAVEDGIPLKELLDGCICCTGSEKSEAQLQTLLAEEEFDVLLIETTGAAHPVEALDAIFSPLFAEKLKFKGIVTVADSKRWLDRSQLSPQIRSLYLEQIRHADLILANKMDLLTEAEQAQVTFEVQGLNPEAQIIQTVQSKVPFSQLQKISASKSGAVQEAPVSKLNLNAKVLEFQNPIKRDDFEEWLRALPESVFRIKGYVPLEGDKYPHAFQYAYGMAQWLPEYMKMQTQIVVIGENLEGIELP
- a CDS encoding MATE family efflux transporter; this encodes MFETKTKTEKFKMLLRIVFPILVTQVAMYLVTFFDIYMTARYNTEDLAGVSIGSSFWMPVYIGLAGILMSITPIVAQLMGAAKREEVKDAVQQGIYLAIILAVLIFAFFLFGADSLLGLMDLEAAVESVAGEYIFAMSLGLVPLFIYNVLRYYIDALGATRVSMFISLLSAPINVFFNYLLIFGNFGFPELGGAGAGYASAITYWVVLFIAGWIVHTRKPFKSFGVFSGWAKLSLARVKEISRIGVPIGISIFAETSIFSAVTLMMSTYGTITIAAHQIAINFTSLLYMLPLSISMGATILVGFEVGAKRFHDARQYSWISVISAVAFSFVSAFTLYFLRHDIAALYSSDPAVINLAVQFLVFAALFQLSDAIQAPVQGALRGYKDVNITFIMALISYWVIGLPSGYLLATFTGFEAFGYWIGLIAGLTAGAVTLSFRLNKIQKKIAAY